One genomic segment of Methanobacterium spitsbergense includes these proteins:
- a CDS encoding DEAD/DEAH box helicase, with amino-acid sequence MEKLRFKDLDISSEIQRAVEDMGFEEATPIQSLAIPHVLKGKDVTGQAQTGTGKTAAFGIPILEMVDPSERDLQAVILCPTRELAIQVAEELKKLSKYMKRVSVLPIYGGQPIDRQIKALKKGVQIIIGTPGRVMDHMRRGTLDMGKVKVLVLDEADEMLDMGFREDIEFVLDYIPDERQILLFSATMSPDILYITRRYQDDPEFLKVVPKELTVPETEQIYFEVKEKMKLDVLSRLLDISDFKLSLVFCNTKRRVDKLVSHLQIRGYAADGLHGDMSQRQRDSVMSKFRSGNIEILVATDVAARGIDVENVEAVFNYDVPNDDEYYVHRIGRTGRAGKTGIAYTFVSGKEVYQLRDIMRYTKTKIEQQQIPSISDVQEIKTTNFLEKIKRIINNEKLDKEVHMVEKMMAEDYSSVETAAALLRIVMEKSGNSPQASAEEFGDTGAGSGQVRFFINIGRKDRAKARDIIKAIADRTGLSSGSIGKIDVFDKFSFVEVPQASASEVISSMRGAKIKGRSVNMEPANKRS; translated from the coding sequence ATGGAAAAACTTAGATTTAAAGATTTAGATATATCTAGCGAGATACAGAGAGCTGTTGAAGACATGGGATTCGAGGAGGCCACTCCGATTCAATCTCTTGCAATACCACATGTCCTAAAGGGAAAAGACGTTACTGGTCAGGCCCAGACAGGAACAGGTAAAACAGCAGCCTTTGGAATACCAATACTGGAGATGGTTGACCCATCCGAAAGGGATCTCCAGGCAGTTATACTGTGTCCAACCAGAGAACTTGCAATTCAAGTTGCAGAAGAACTGAAAAAACTCTCAAAATACATGAAGAGAGTTTCTGTATTACCCATATATGGTGGCCAGCCAATAGATAGGCAGATTAAAGCACTTAAAAAGGGTGTGCAAATTATAATAGGCACACCTGGTAGAGTGATGGATCATATGAGGCGTGGAACCTTAGATATGGGAAAAGTTAAAGTTTTAGTTCTTGACGAAGCCGATGAAATGCTTGATATGGGATTCAGAGAGGATATAGAGTTTGTTTTGGATTACATACCTGATGAGAGACAGATACTTCTTTTCTCAGCAACAATGTCTCCAGATATTTTGTACATAACCCGAAGATATCAGGATGACCCAGAATTTTTGAAAGTTGTACCCAAGGAACTTACAGTACCAGAAACCGAGCAGATCTATTTTGAAGTGAAAGAAAAAATGAAATTAGATGTACTTTCACGCCTTTTAGACATTAGTGACTTTAAATTATCTCTTGTCTTTTGTAACACCAAAAGAAGAGTTGACAAACTTGTAAGCCACCTTCAAATAAGGGGATATGCTGCTGATGGCCTCCATGGAGACATGAGTCAGAGACAGAGGGATAGTGTAATGTCCAAGTTCCGATCAGGAAACATAGAGATCCTAGTTGCTACAGATGTTGCTGCACGTGGAATAGATGTTGAAAATGTAGAAGCAGTTTTCAACTATGATGTGCCAAATGATGATGAATACTACGTTCACAGAATAGGAAGAACAGGAAGAGCAGGTAAAACTGGTATTGCTTATACTTTTGTTTCTGGAAAAGAAGTTTATCAACTAAGGGACATAATGAGGTACACAAAAACTAAGATCGAACAACAGCAGATACCATCCATTAGTGATGTCCAAGAGATCAAAACAACAAACTTCCTCGAGAAGATTAAACGAATAATAAACAATGAAAAACTCGATAAAGAAGTTCATATGGTTGAGAAGATGATGGCAGAAGACTACAGTTCAGTAGAAACAGCTGCAGCTCTTTTAAGGATTGTTATGGAAAAATCAGGCAACAGTCCTCAGGCATCAGCCGAAGAATTCGGAGATACTGGTGCAGGATCAGGACAAGTTCGATTCTTTATTAACATAGGAAGAAAGGACAGGGCTAAAGCAAGGGATATTATAAAAGCTATAGCCGATAGGACCGGACTTTCAAGCGGTTCCATTGGAAAAATAGATGTATTCGACAAGTTTTCATTTGTTGAAGTACC